DNA sequence from the Alkaliphilus metalliredigens QYMF genome:
AATTCGCTTATGATAAGGGAAAATCACATGTACCCTTTCATCGATCTTAATGTTAGATGTATTAATCCCTTCTTTTTTAAGTACTTCTATCTCTTGTAAAAATCCTTCGGGATCAAACACAACGCCATTACCGATAATATTTAGTTTGTCCTCAAAAAGCACGCCAGAAGGCAATAAGTGAAAGCTATATTTTTTATCTTCAACCATCACTGTATGTCCTGCATTGTTTCCACCTTGCGCTCTAATCACCACATCTGCTTCTTGTGCTAAGTAATCAATAATCTTTCCTTTTCCCTCATCGCCCCATTGGGCACCTACAATTACTATTGATGGCATCATACACACCTCTCATTCAAAATGTTTGTCCTATCCGAACATTATCTTACCATATTACCATTAAATCCAGAACTGGTCAATTAATAGTCGAATATTATTTTGCTCTTATTATATATAATTCGGTATTACTGCCAGGTATTTACCCTCTCCTCATAAAAGGTAATCCACTCTTTTGACGCAAACTAGATATAATAGATAAAGCCTAGGATTTCTCCTAGGCTTTATCTATTATATCTAGTTTCCCTTTTCTTCAAAAAACTTATTCAAATCATCAACTAATTTGTCTACATCAATCCCATGTACGTTTCCAGCATCACTGATGCTCTCCATAGTGGCACCAGGTCAGCCAAGACAATGTAATCCGTACTTCATGAAGATTGTTGCAACTTCTCGATCTAATTGCATTACATCCATAATAGTCATATCTCGATTAATTTTCATCGTAGTGTTCCTCCTCACTTGTATAGCTTTCGTCTATAATATTACCATTTTTAATCAATTTTATCAATATATCTTACGATAACTTCCCTGTTTTATATTTTTCTTCACGGTTAAATTAAAAAGCTTCCTGTGAATTGAAGTTCTCTTAATTTTATCCTAATCTCTTTATTCTATAAATAAAACCCTAAAGTTGATCTTTTTCCACAGCTTACACCACTATATGCACAGGTGTTCTGTTGATAGTGTGGATAACTTATTCTTTTTATACATTTCTTTTGTCATCATCATGTGGATAAATTGACACTTAATCAATCCTTTATCTAGTTTAAACAACTCTCGATAAGGTAAATACAACTCCTCTTGAAAGATTGGTAATCTTTGATCCTCAAATTCTTCAAGTTTAACTGTCACAATCTTAAATCCACATTTTTCATAACATCTTTGGGCACGTTTGTTGAAGTAAGATACCTTTAGGTTTAATTTTTTCATTTTTAGTACTTCAAAATAATAGATTAAAAAAGTATTTAAACTATCACTACCATAACCCTTGTTGATTTGGTCTGGATCAAATACAATCCCTAGCTCACCGACTTTTCGAAACCATTTAATATCTCTCAATGCAATATAACCCACTAGCTGTCCCTCTAAATTAAAGATCGCGTAGCAACGCTTACTAAAGGAAAAAGCTTTGATTTGATACCAATAATTGCGCTCTTGCCTATTCATTTTGGGAAAATTGTATCCATAAAACAAAGGCTCCTGATGTTTGCCCCACTCCTGCATTGAATCAACATGTTTGCGTTGTAGTTTCATCATATAGGTATTTCTTCCCCTTGCGATAATCATCTTTATCCTCCACTACCTATCCTCTTAATTTTGGCGATACTTTTCAAAATCAAGGAACTTTTGAAATTGTCCCAACCAGATTAACTCAATATTTCCAGTTTCACCATTACGGTGCTTTGCAATGATCACTTCTCCTATATTTTTCTTTTCACTGTCTGGAAAATAGTATTCATCACGATATAAAAACATAACTAAATCTGCATCCTGCTCAATGGCTCCCGATTCTCTCAAGTCAGATAGGATGGGTCGATGATCTGCTCGAAGCTCAGGCGCACGTGATAGCTGGGATAGTGCGATGACTGGACAGTCTAGTTCCTTTGCCAGTATTTTTAATCCCCTTGAAATTGCAGAAATTTCTTGTTGTCTACTTTCGATTCTTCCGTCTCCTTGCATTAACTGTAAGTAGTCAATTACCACAAGGTCTAATCCTTTTTCCATTTTTAATCTTCTACATTTAGATCTCATTTCCATGATGCTAATACCCGGTGTATCGTCGAAATATAGATTTGCTACGGAGAGAGGCACCATTGCCTGGGCAATCTTAGACCATTCTTCTTCATTTAGGTTTCCATTTTTAATTTTATTTAAATCCACCATGGATTCTGATGCTAGCATTCTAAGCATCAGCTGTTCCTTGGACATCTCCAGACTAAAGACAGCAACTGATGCATTATCCATTGTTGCTGCATTTTGTGCTAAGTTTAGTGCAAAGGCAGATTTTCCCATGGCAGGTCTTGCGGCAACTAGAATGAGATCTGTTTTATGAAAGCCGCCTAGTTTTGTATTTAAATCAAGAAACCCTGTGGTCATTCCTGTAATGCCCTTCTTGTTCTCATATAGTTGTTCAATTCGATCAAATGTATCAGATAAAATTTCTCTTGCTGGGGTGAACCCCTCCGAAGAACGATTTTGAGAAATATCATATATGCTCTTTTGAGCCTGTTCTATGACTTGTAATACTTCCACATCGCTGCTATATCCAAGATGTATGATTTCCTCAGATGATTTAATGACCCTCCTAAGGGTTGCTTTTCTTTCCACAATCTCTGCATAGTATCGTACATTGGTTGTAATGGGAACGCCCGAGGCAAGGCTTGTTAGATAAGTAATTCCCCCTATGGCATCTAGTGTTCCCCTTTTTTTTAACTCTTCCGTTAACGTAACTAAATCTACAGGTTCATTTCGATTAAATAAATCATAGACAGATTCAAAAACTTCTCGGTGTGCTTCTTTATAAAAGTCTTCTCCATGAATGACTTCTAAGGCAATAATAATCGCCTCTCGATCCAATAGCATAGATCCTAGTACTGATTGCTCTGCTTCTATACTATGGGGTGGTATTTTGTTTAGTGAACTCATTACTTCCACAAGAACCCTCCTATAACTTTAACACTCTACTTTTTAAAGATGCGCCCTATTCAAAATCTTGGATTTTATATTCTTTCCGTTACATTAATCCTTCATTTATTATACCATAATTTTTTAACCCCTCTTTATTAAAAATCTCAAGTATTTTTATAAAAAAAACTGGAGGAATCCTCCAGCTTTTATGCTTCTTCTGTAACGGTTACTTTTATTTTACCCACTACTCCGGAATGCAATTTAATGTCAATCCATTTTGATCCAAGCTCTCGAATTGGTTCATCCAAAAGTAACTTTCTCTTATCTAGCTTAATTCCTTCTTGTTTTTGCAGCTTCTCTATCACATCCTTAGATGTGACTGAACCAAAAAGTCTGCCACCCTCTCCTGCCTTCGCCTTGATGTTGACATCAACCTTACTTAATCGTTCGGCTAGTTCTTTAGCTTTATCTACCTCTTGATCCTTCTTCATTTTCTGAGCAGTTTTTTGCTCCTTTAATGTTTGAAGACTCCCTTCCGTTGCTTCCTTTGCTACTTTTTTAGGAAGTAAGAAGTTTCTTGCATATCCATCACTGGCATTAACAACATCACCTTTGTCTCCTAATCCTTTTACATCCTTTAATAAGATCACTTTCATTCTTCTTCACCCTCCTCCAAATACGCATTAATTGTTTCTTTTAATACCTTTTCAGCCTCTTCCATGGTACAATTTTCTAGCTGGGCTCCAGCCACAGTTAAGTGACCTCCTCCTCCTAGCTTTTCTAAAATGACTTGTACATTAATGGCTCCCATAGAGCGACCACTTATAAAAATCATTGTATCATCTTTTTTACCTAATACAAAGGAGGCCGTAATTCCCCTAACGCCTAAAAGTTCGTCTGCTGCTTGTGCACTAACCAATTGCACACTCTCAATAGGCTCTTCACAGGTAGAGATGGCAATTGTCTCATTAATCACCCTAGCTCGTTTCACAATTTCAGCTCGAGCGATGATGGTTTCAAGATCATCCTGAAATAACTGCTTTACAGATATTGTGTCGGCGCCAGCACGTCTTAGTAATGAAGCTGCTTCAAAGGTCCTTACCCCTGTTTTAAAGGTGAAATTCTTTGTATCCACAGCAATTCCAGCTAACAATGCCTCTGCTTCTAAGGGTTCAATGTTTACTTTATCATCCATATAATAAAGTACCTCTGTAACCAATTCACAGGTTGAGGAAGCATATGTTTCTTGATAGTTTAATACCGTCTCCTCAATAAATTCGGTTCCTCTTCTATGATGATCGATCACCACGATCTTTTCTGATATCTCTAGCAGCTCAGGACATTCGGTAAAGTTAGGACGATGGGTGTCGACAACGATCAATAAAGAGCTTGGCTGAATCTTTGTTTTGGCTTCTTCACATGTAATGATATTATTACGGTACTCTTCCTTTTCATATAATCTTGCTGTTAACCCATCAATAGAAGGATTAGAACCATTCAATACGATATATGCTTCTTTATCTCTATTCTTAGATGCACGATAAATCCCAACAGCTGCCCCTAATGCATCTAGATCGGAGCCTTTGTGTCCCATAACAAACACGTTATCTGATTGCTCAATTAACTGCTTTAATGCATGGGCTATGACCCGAGCCTTCACTTTCGTTCTCTTTTCTACAGCCTTTGTCTTTCCTCCATAGAAGCTTATTTTATCACTTCGTTTTAAGGCGACTTGGTCTCCACCCCGTCCAAGGGCTAAATTCTTTGCTGCATTGGCAAAATCGCAGGTTTCTAATGGTATTTTCCCTTCTGCACCAATTCCAACACTTAGGGTGATGGGTATTTTGTTGCCTAAGTTAATCTCTCTCATTTCATCTAATATATCAAACTTCTTCACTTCTAGCTTCTCTAAATGCTGTTTTTGAAAAACCACAACAAACTTATCCTTTGAGTACTTGCGGATAAACCCACCTAATCTATTGACCCATATATTGAGACGATGCTCAATTTCAGCAGCAATTAAAGGCCTGTTCATCTCCTCCGTACTCTGCATAACTTCATCAAAGTTATCTATCTGAAACAAACCAACAATGGGCTTTTCTTCTTCATACTTTTTCTTGAGTCCTTCATACTCTGTGACTTCTAGCCAGTAAAGCATAATAATATAATTTGAAGCATGATTTTTGGATAATTTTACAATATTATAAAGCACCTCGAAGTGCCTCCCATTTATATTCACCTGTTGCACCTGTTCTTGCTGTTCATTTAAAATTTCTCTTAGATTAAAATTTGGAATCACATCTTGTATGTCCTTTTCAAGTAAATCCTTTTTATTTGTTACTTCTATAAATTTTGGATTATACCACGTAATTGTTCCATCAAATTCTACAATGGTTAAGGGAATAGGTAGATTCAATATTGCATACTTTGTAGCTGAATCAATATCCGATGAAATGCCTTCAATATACTGTGTCCACTCCTCACGACGGATATTGGTTATCTTAAGATTATAGTAGAGTAGATATGCTAAAAAGAAAACACCAATAATTCCAATTACATGATTATAAATAGAGATAATAATGATTAAAAGAGAAATAATGATCATATAGATCCGCGTATCTGGAACGAGCAATTTAAAAAATTTTGTATTTCGCATAGTTCCCATTAGATTGCCTCCTAAAGTAATTTACATAAATATTAAGATTTCCTAAGTTTTCTAATGTCTAACATAGCATCTATCACACCCATGATAGAAACCACTGTTAACAATGGACTGATTAAGACGATCAATACGATTATGATAATTCTTACGGTTCTATTGATTCGGGTTTTTTTAATGAGGTAGCTTACAAATGAGATCCCCTGTAAAAAAAAGATAAACACAAAAAGTAGTGTCACATTAGCAATTAAACTGGTGTGATAGATTCCCTCTATATAGGTGGTTAATAAGCTTAAAACAAAAATAATGAAGGTTCCAAGTACAATATTGTGCGGCAGCTTGAAGTGACTAAAGCTAGGAAGCTCATAGGTTTCAACTCGAAATCTCCTCAGTATGGAAATCGTTAAGTAATAATTAATAAATGCACCTATAAATACTTGAATCATCATAAGCCCTGGTAAAATCATGACCATGTAATTGAAGGCTTCTGTAATAGCCACTCTGCTAAAGTTCATTTCTCTCAGCATATCCATTTGATGTTCTAGCACTTCAGGCAACATGAGGTTCACCTGACTCATTACATTAAATCCACTGACTAATGAAATAATCTGGATGGCTATAAAAATCGATATGATTGAGGCGCCACTCCCCAAAGCCATCACTTGAAATGGCTCTCTGTTTCTTTTGATGTAGTATCCCATCAACAATGCCAGTGGCCCCACTAATAACAGTATAAACAATGGATATAATAGACTTGTTAAAAATCCAATTAAAAGGCTTGTTAATAGTAAAGATAAAGCAGCGTATCTTGTACTATGTCTTACGGCTAAGACCATAAATGGAACTGGTAATAACACCAGTAATACTGATAAAACTGGAATATAGACTCCTACAATTCCAAAGAAAGCAGTAATTGATGCAATAAGGGCTGATTCAATTAAGGCCTTTTTACTTGTTACATTGTTCACACTTCATCACTCCTAAGAACTATTTTTCACGTCCCTTTAAATGTTGATTGAGACTGGATAATTCGCCATACCACTTTTCAAGATGATGTTCCTCTATAATATGAATTTTTACCTTGTCCTGTACTTTTTTATCAATTATTTGATAATCAATTCCTAATCTTTTTCCTAGTGAATAAGTCACTAAAATAATATTGGCTAATCCTTCTAGTACTGAATCTTGTGCCCCCTTAACTCCTTTTAATAACCCCTCAAATACAAGGGCAATGCTACTCAATAGCTCACACTTTAAAAATTCTATCATTTTTAGATTACGTCCAATATCCACATTCTTTTTTTGAAAATCCAACATCCTATTTCCCCCTATTCCATCCTAGTTAATAGGTCATCATTACTATATTCGATTTTAACTAGGTTTTTCCTCCTTCATATCACCCTTTAATTGATAAATAAGCACAGGAATACTCCAGTGCTTATGTGTTAGTACGCTGTTATAATATTTAACTTAGATAAAGCCTCTTCAAGATTATATAAAAATACGATCATTCGCACAACTTCTTCCGCAGGGTATTCATTGATTTTAGTATTTGTTTTTAGCTGTGTTTTGACCTTCCTTATTTCTTCAATAATAAGCGTTAGGTCTATATTTTTTTGGTGATTCAATACTTCCTTTTCAATTCCTTGGACCACTTCTAATGAAGCTTTTATCTTCTGAACATCTTCAGCAATGTCCTCAATCATATGCAGCTTTAGTCCTCTTTTACAGGCAACATGAATATTTTGTATGTGCTGATAGATTTCTTTAACCAGCTTGAAAGTAATCATTAATTCATTACACTTAAAGTCTCCGTACACCCTTATTCGTTCTTCTTTAACCTGTAATTGTAGCAAGTTGTCTGATTCCTGCAACTCTCCTTCTATTTCATTCATCCTTGTTTCTAAATACTTAATGTCTTCTTGCCTTTCTTCTAAAAGAATTTCTAATGTTAATAAATTGCATTCCCAAAGGTCTTTACATACATTACGCATCTTATCGATGGCTATTGTATCATAGGTAGGAGGGTAAATAAAGTAATTGACAACCACTCCAATACTAATGCCCACAAATGTATCAAATAAACGATGTAAGGTATAAGCGATATGCCCTCCCTCTGTATTGAGAAAAATGGCAATGAATCCAATGGTTGCAATGGAAGTGGACGCTTTCCAGTTTAATTTATTCATAATCATAATGAGTACAATAATGCCTACTCCTGCAACAATTGGATTTCCTGGGGCTATTAAAACAAAGGCAAGGCCAATCATTGCACCAATTAAGGTTCCTAGCATTCTATTGAAACCCATTTTCCAAGAATCTGAAACCGTAGGTTGCATGACAATAATTGCAGCAACAGCTGCAAAAAAAGGATCATCCATTCCTAAAAGATAGTAAACAAAAAGTGTTAGTGTAACTGCTAATCCTGTTTTCAAGGTCCTAAGACCAATATTCATACGAATCCTCCTAAAAGAATATAATGTACTCAAATTTTGAATATAAATATGGAATTCTAGTCTATTATACCTCATTTTCCATTAGGAGAGTATCTCTATTTTTACAGAATCAGAACTTATCTTCCTATACGATATATTTCAATATTAATAACAGAATGACCCCAGGAACGCCTAATAATCCAGTGATTAAAGCTGTAACAGGGTTGATGGCTAAATAAATCCCCCAAAAACCACCTATGAAATTAAGCATCAATAGCATAATTCCACCAATAATACCATTCCAAATCAGCTTTACCAGCCATTTAATTGGAATGAGAAGTATCCAACCCACAACATATAATAAAATCAATCCGATGGCATACGCCAGTATCACACTTAATTCAAATCCCATACACATTCCCTCACTTCAATTAAATAGTAGTCTATGCAATACTATTTACTGCTCTAGAAAGAACTATTTCCTAAACAATAAAATTCGTCCGGTGCTATCGTATGGACTCATGGCACACTTGAAATTTAAAACGGCCTTTGTTTTAAATTTCAAGTGTTTAAGTACATAATATAAGGAGTAGTTCATCTACTCCTTATATTATATCATGTTCAGTTAGCCAATATGACAAGCTTAGTGAAAATTAACCCGAACGCCTTCTTCTTTTGCTTTTTTTAATAAATATATATATCTGGTTTTGGCAGCTTCTAGCTTGTAAATTGCATGGTCTACTAAGTCAGGATCTGATACATTATGGAAGAATCCCTCGGCATTTTTCCATTCTTCGTGGGCATTGAGAACTTGTTGAATAAATGCTTGTTCTTCGTCTATTTCAGGCTCCTGGTAATTACCGATCTTATTATACAAGTTCTCTAAAACCGAGACCACATTCTTCACAGCCTTCTCTTTCTTTGTTCCATTTGTTTCATTTGTTTCAATAGAGCTTTGCTCTTTCATTATGGAATTTCCCCCCTAGATCTTTTTTATTATCTATTAGGTTATCCATTTTATTCCTATTTATACTGCCTCCTATAGGATTTCTGCTCCTAGTTGAGCTAAGGTAGATCTCTCCACCTTTTTAAAATGAATGTGGGCCGATACTGATTGATCTCTGAACCGGTTTATCACATATGTTAGTCCATTACACTGTTCATCTAAGTATGGATGATCAATCTGTTCCGTGTCTCCCATTAATACAATTTTACTTCCTTCCCCCACCCTGGTGATGATGGTTTTAATTTCATGTTTTGTCAAATTTTGTGCCTCATCAATCACAATAAATTGATTGGGTACACTTCTTCCACGGATATAGGTTAGGGCTTCGATTTCAATGCGATTCATTGCCACAATGGTATCTCCTATACTAGAAAGTGCCTTTGTCCCCAAAATTAACTCTAGGTTGTCATAAATCGGTTGCACCCAAGGTCTTAGTTTTTGGTCCTTATCTCCTGGTAGAAAACCAATGTCTCTTCCTACTGGAATAACAGGCTTCGTAATCAGTAATTTTTGATAACGCTTTTCATCGTTGGTTTTGTAAAGACCCGCTGTTAAGGATAGTAATGTTTTTCCTGTTCCAGCCTTTCCTGTTAAGGTAACCATTGAAACATCATCATCTAATAATGCTTCTAGTGCCATTCTTTGTTCTAAATTTCTTCCTTTGATTCCCCAGTAGCTCCCTTCCCCAAAACTTAATCCCACTACCCTATGATGTTCTTTCTTGAGTTTTCCAATAGCTGATTTGCCTGTGCCCTGTCGATCTTTTAATAGGATAAATTCATTGTAGCTTAATGCATATCCATTAAGTGCCTTCTGAAGCTCCTCTACCATAACGTATCCTCTCTTGTAAAATGTGTCAATGAGCTCACCCTCAACCCATAATTCCTCATATCCATGGTAGATTTCTTCATTTAAGTGAATTTTATCGTGTAAATAATCTTGGCTACTGATTTCCAATGCATCCGCTTTAATTCGCATGATGGCATCTTTGCTCACTAAAACGACCTCGCCATCCTTTTCTGTTTTCTCCAGCTGTAAATTCAACGCAACTGCTAAAATACGATTATCATTGTTAATTTCATTAAAAAATGCTCTTACTTTAGCTAGACTACGGTGATTTAATTCTACTTTAATATAACCACCATTTTCTATTTGAATACCCTGGCTCAATGTTCCCTTTTCCCTGAGCTTATCTAGCTCCCTTGCCACCTCTCTGGCATTTCTTCCTATCAGATCTTGGTTGTTCTTCTTTTTATCAATTTCTTCTATTACCACAGCTGGTAAAACCACAAGATTATCTCCGAAGGAATAGATACTTCTTGGATCATGAAGCAAAACACTGGTATCAAGAATAAAAGCTTTCCGCATATGTCCCCCTACGGGTAATAAGGGTCTTCACCATCCTTTCTATGATTGAACACTTACTGGTTATTATTATATGTTTATTATGCCAAAAGGGAATTCATGTGTGGTATATTTCACTTTAAAAAGAAGGACATCTTTCTTCAAAAATGAAAACATGGCTTAAGGAGAATTGTATCTTTCCCTAAACCATGTTTTAAACAAATTGAAACAAGTGCCAAATTTCTTTGCGTTACGTTTTCTATCCTTTAACATTTCATCAAGCTTCATCCACATCGCACAATGCTTTACGTACAAGTATTGGTCCAATGAGTTCAAAAACCACTACTGCTGTAAGAACAACGGGCATAATTGTATCCGGTGCAAAGATAGATTTTTGTTCAGCGATGATTGCTAAACCAATGGCCACGCCAGCTTGGGGAGTTAGGGCTCTACCTAAATTGCGCTTCCAACTCATGGGAAACTTTGTTAATGCTGTTCCCACACGACTCCCCACCAGTTTGGCAACAAAACGTGCTCCGATATATACCAAACCAATTTGTCCTACAGCCGGCAGAACTGATAAATCCAGTTTTGCACCTGCTAAGGTAAGAAAAACCAATAAAATGGGATCCTCAACATTCATAAGCGATCGACTAATTCGCTGTGGTTTTCCAGAAAAATTGATATAGACGGTACCAGCTGTAATTGCAGCCAGTAAAGCAGGTGTCCCCCACTGGTTGGATAATCCTACTGTTACTAAAATCACTCCTAGAACGGAAACTAAAATGCGTGTATCACTTTTAGCCTTGTGGGATGTGGCTACCAAAAATACACCAGCGCCTATTCCTAACAGTAAAGCAATCCCTATATCCCGTGAAGCCATTACAATGGCCGGTGTATTCCCTGTATCAGTAGCAGCCAGCCCGACCTGCATAAAACTAATGATAATACCAAAGAGCGTAATAGAAAATAAATTATCCATTGCGACTACTGATAAGAGTACCCTGCTGAAGTCTCCCTTAGAGGGGGTTTCCCTTATACATGCAATAATAGCTCCTGGAGCTGTAGCAATACTAATTACCCCAAAGATGAGGGCGTATCGAAAAGGCAAACCAAATAGATATAGAGATCCAAATACAAGGACTAAGGTAAGAAGGGCCTCTACCATAAAAACCTTGGCTGCATCTTTGGCTAACTTGCGCATTGTTCCCCAATGGAGCTCAGCCCCAATGGAAAGTGCAATCACACCCAATGCCAGTTCATTGATTGGTGCAAGCTGATACATTTCTTCTACGCTAACTAAGCCCATAACAGAAGGACCCACAAGAATTCCCGCTAATAGATTACCTGTTACCGATGGAAGCTTCACGTAACGGGCCAGTTTTCCCCCCGCAGCTCCTGCTAGAAAAACAATGCCAATCGCTAAAGAGATATTCATCGTAGTAACTCATCCCCCTCTGTTTTAACCAGGCCTTTACAAAAATCGATGGGGATTGTCATCACAATGCCGGTATCTGGCTTGTTTAAGTCTCCAACAATTCTTTCTATGGCGTCTATTGCTTTTTTCCGGGATTCATCAGAATCAATAACGACAAAAATTGTCTTATTGAATGAAGGATCCTTTCCAAATTCGGCAAAGCGGGCAAAAAACGGGATATGATCAGCTATAATATGTGCCATTCCCTTACTGTCCATTACTGTTGCTCCTCTAACGTCAACTTTATAGAACTCATCTAATATATCTATTACGTAATCTGGGTTGTTGATGATTGCAATTAATAAATGCATCTGTTAATTCCTCCCTGTTGGTGTATTTCAAAATTTTAAGAACTAATAAAATTTTCTATAAAAAGGATATCACTTTTTAACTCATATATCAAATGAGTGATTATATAGGCTTTTTGTTAAGTGATAGAGATTTCATAGAGGAACTGCAGGAAGAAAGGCGGAGTAAATGTGAAAAAGCCAGGAAGAATGATGGGGGAACCCATGAAACCGCCTGGCTTTTGAAGAACTTTATTATGTTGTTGTAGAAGTTTATTTTGGAGTTACACATGAAACAAGTTCACTTAAATTTCTCTTCTACCTTCTAATGCTTTAGATAGTGTTACTTCATCTGCATACTCAAGATCCCCGCCTACTGGTATGCCATGGGCGATCCGTGATACTTTAATCCCTATCGGTTTTAAAAGTTTTCCAATATACATCGCCGTGGCCT
Encoded proteins:
- a CDS encoding FUSC family protein, with amino-acid sequence MNIGLRTLKTGLAVTLTLFVYYLLGMDDPFFAAVAAIIVMQPTVSDSWKMGFNRMLGTLIGAMIGLAFVLIAPGNPIVAGVGIIVLIMIMNKLNWKASTSIATIGFIAIFLNTEGGHIAYTLHRLFDTFVGISIGVVVNYFIYPPTYDTIAIDKMRNVCKDLWECNLLTLEILLEERQEDIKYLETRMNEIEGELQESDNLLQLQVKEERIRVYGDFKCNELMITFKLVKEIYQHIQNIHVACKRGLKLHMIEDIAEDVQKIKASLEVVQGIEKEVLNHQKNIDLTLIIEEIRKVKTQLKTNTKINEYPAEEVVRMIVFLYNLEEALSKLNIITAY
- the rplI gene encoding 50S ribosomal protein L9 — encoded protein: MKVILLKDVKGLGDKGDVVNASDGYARNFLLPKKVAKEATEGSLQTLKEQKTAQKMKKDQEVDKAKELAERLSKVDVNIKAKAGEGGRLFGSVTSKDVIEKLQKQEGIKLDKRKLLLDEPIRELGSKWIDIKLHSGVVGKIKVTVTEEA
- a CDS encoding MazG-like family protein is translated as MLDFQKKNVDIGRNLKMIEFLKCELLSSIALVFEGLLKGVKGAQDSVLEGLANIILVTYSLGKRLGIDYQIIDKKVQDKVKIHIIEEHHLEKWYGELSSLNQHLKGREK
- a CDS encoding DUF2508 family protein; the encoded protein is MKEQSSIETNETNGTKKEKAVKNVVSVLENLYNKIGNYQEPEIDEEQAFIQQVLNAHEEWKNAEGFFHNVSDPDLVDHAIYKLEAAKTRYIYLLKKAKEEGVRVNFH
- a CDS encoding DUF1858 domain-containing protein; protein product: MKINRDMTIMDVMQLDREVATIFMKYGLHCLGUPGATMESISDAGNVHGIDVDKLVDDLNKFFEEKGN
- the dnaB gene encoding replicative DNA helicase, whose product is MSSLNKIPPHSIEAEQSVLGSMLLDREAIIIALEVIHGEDFYKEAHREVFESVYDLFNRNEPVDLVTLTEELKKRGTLDAIGGITYLTSLASGVPITTNVRYYAEIVERKATLRRVIKSSEEIIHLGYSSDVEVLQVIEQAQKSIYDISQNRSSEGFTPAREILSDTFDRIEQLYENKKGITGMTTGFLDLNTKLGGFHKTDLILVAARPAMGKSAFALNLAQNAATMDNASVAVFSLEMSKEQLMLRMLASESMVDLNKIKNGNLNEEEWSKIAQAMVPLSVANLYFDDTPGISIMEMRSKCRRLKMEKGLDLVVIDYLQLMQGDGRIESRQQEISAISRGLKILAKELDCPVIALSQLSRAPELRADHRPILSDLRESGAIEQDADLVMFLYRDEYYFPDSEKKNIGEVIIAKHRNGETGNIELIWLGQFQKFLDFEKYRQN
- a CDS encoding DUF2232 domain-containing protein, yielding MNNVTSKKALIESALIASITAFFGIVGVYIPVLSVLLVLLPVPFMVLAVRHSTRYAALSLLLTSLLIGFLTSLLYPLFILLLVGPLALLMGYYIKRNREPFQVMALGSGASIISIFIAIQIISLVSGFNVMSQVNLMLPEVLEHQMDMLREMNFSRVAITEAFNYMVMILPGLMMIQVFIGAFINYYLTISILRRFRVETYELPSFSHFKLPHNIVLGTFIIFVLSLLTTYIEGIYHTSLIANVTLLFVFIFFLQGISFVSYLIKKTRINRTVRIIIIVLIVLISPLLTVVSIMGVIDAMLDIRKLRKS
- a CDS encoding GNAT family N-acetyltransferase, yielding MIIARGRNTYMMKLQRKHVDSMQEWGKHQEPLFYGYNFPKMNRQERNYWYQIKAFSFSKRCYAIFNLEGQLVGYIALRDIKWFRKVGELGIVFDPDQINKGYGSDSLNTFLIYYFEVLKMKKLNLKVSYFNKRAQRCYEKCGFKIVTVKLEEFEDQRLPIFQEELYLPYRELFKLDKGLIKCQFIHMMMTKEMYKKNKLSTLSTEHLCI
- a CDS encoding DHH family phosphoesterase codes for the protein MGTMRNTKFFKLLVPDTRIYMIIISLLIIIISIYNHVIGIIGVFFLAYLLYYNLKITNIRREEWTQYIEGISSDIDSATKYAILNLPIPLTIVEFDGTITWYNPKFIEVTNKKDLLEKDIQDVIPNFNLREILNEQQEQVQQVNINGRHFEVLYNIVKLSKNHASNYIIMLYWLEVTEYEGLKKKYEEEKPIVGLFQIDNFDEVMQSTEEMNRPLIAAEIEHRLNIWVNRLGGFIRKYSKDKFVVVFQKQHLEKLEVKKFDILDEMREINLGNKIPITLSVGIGAEGKIPLETCDFANAAKNLALGRGGDQVALKRSDKISFYGGKTKAVEKRTKVKARVIAHALKQLIEQSDNVFVMGHKGSDLDALGAAVGIYRASKNRDKEAYIVLNGSNPSIDGLTARLYEKEEYRNNIITCEEAKTKIQPSSLLIVVDTHRPNFTECPELLEISEKIVVIDHHRRGTEFIEETVLNYQETYASSTCELVTEVLYYMDDKVNIEPLEAEALLAGIAVDTKNFTFKTGVRTFEAASLLRRAGADTISVKQLFQDDLETIIARAEIVKRARVINETIAISTCEEPIESVQLVSAQAADELLGVRGITASFVLGKKDDTMIFISGRSMGAINVQVILEKLGGGGHLTVAGAQLENCTMEEAEKVLKETINAYLEEGEEE
- a CDS encoding pro-sigmaK processing inhibitor BofA family protein; translated protein: MGFELSVILAYAIGLILLYVVGWILLIPIKWLVKLIWNGIIGGIMLLMLNFIGGFWGIYLAINPVTALITGLLGVPGVILLLILKYIV